The segment TCTGGCGGCCAAGTTTCTTGGCATGGCCGGCAACGGCGATGATTGAACAGAACTTGTAACGTACGAATCGCGCAAATTTTCATAGTTCGCAATATCTGAAGGAGAAACACAAATTGACTGACCGCGTTGTGCTGGCCTACTCAGGCGGCCTCGATACATCCGTGGCCATCGGATGGATCCACGATGCCACCGGCGCCGAAGTCGTCGCGATGGCGGTCGATGTCGGCCAGGGAGGCGAAGACCTGGACGTCGTCCGTCAGCGCGCGCTGGATTGCGGCGCGGTCGAGGCCTACGTGGCCGACGCCAGGGACGAATTCGCCACGGAATACTGCATGCCGGCCCTGCAGGCGAACTCGCTCTACATGGACCGCTACCCGAATGTCTCCGCGATCTCGCGCCCGGTCATCGTGAAACATCTGGTGAAGGCCGCCCGGCAGTTCGGTGCCACCACTGTCGCACACGGCTGCACGGGCAAGGGCAATGACCAGGTCCGTTTCGAGGTCGGTATCACCTCACTCGCCCCGGACATGACCTGCATCGCGCCGGTCCGCGACCTGGCGCTCACGCGTGACAAGGCGATCGAATACGCGGAAAAGCACAATCTGCCGATCGCCACGACGAAGAAGAACCCGTTCTCGATCGACCAGAACGTCTGGGGACGCGCAGTTGAGACCGGCTTCCTCGAGGACATCTGGAACGAGCCCACCAAGGATGTTTACAACTACACCGATGACCCAGCCTTCCCACCGGTGGCCGACGAAGTCATCATCAGCTTCGAGGCAGGCATCCCGGTCAGCATCGACGGCGTCGCCGTCACGCCGCTGCAGGCGATCCAGGAGATGAACCGGCGCGCAGGCGCCCAGGGCATCGGCCGGGTCGACATCGTCGAGGACCGTCTTGTCGGCATCAAGAGCCGTGAGGTTTACGAGGCGCCGGGAGCCATGGCACTGATCGCCGCGCACCAGGAACTCGAAAACGTCACGATCGAGCGTGAGCAGGCACGGTTCAAGCGCACTGTTGACCAGCGCTGGACCGAACTCGTCTATGACGGCCAGTGGTTCTCGCCGCTGAAGCGTTCGCTCGACACGTTCATCGCCGATACTCAGAAGTACGTCACGGGCGACATCCGGATGGTGCTGCACGGCGGACGCGCCACGGTCACCGGCCGCCGTTCCGATTCCTCGCTCTACGATTTCAACCTGGCCACGTACGACTCGGGGGACACCTTCGACCAGTCCAGTGCTCGTGGATTCATCGATATTTACGGCCTTTCGGCTAAGCAGGCCGCTGCCCGCGATGAGAAGTTCGGCCAGGGTCCGACACTGTGACCGACGACGCCGTGAATCCTGCTACGCCGGGCCAGCCGGATCAGCCGGAGAAGCTGAGCCTGTGGGGAGGCCGGTTCGACGGCGGGCCGGCCGACGCCCTGGCCCGGCTGAGCAAATCAACCCACTTCGATTGGCGGTTGGCCGGCTATGACATCGCCGGTTCGAAGGCCCATGCGAGGGTGCTTCGATCCGCCGGGTTGCTCAGCGACGATGAGCTGGCCGGCATGCACGCCGCGCTCGACCGGCTGGATGCCGACGTCACCTCCGGCGCGTTCGTCGCTGCGGTTTCGGACGAGGACGTTCACTCGGCCCTGGAACGTGGCCTGATCGAACGGGCCGGCGCCGATCTCGGCGGAAAGCTCCGTGCCGGTCGGAGCCGGAACGACCAGATCGCCACCCTCGGCCGGATGTACCTGCGCGATCATGCCCGGATCGTCTCAGCCGGGGTGCTCGACGTCATCCAGGCACTCGTCGAGCAGGCCACCCGGCATCTCGGCGTGCCGATGCCGGGCCGAACGCATCTGCAACACGCACAGCCTGTTTTGCTCAGCCACCACTTGCTGGCCCATGCCTGGGCGCTGCTGCGCGATGTGCAGCGGCTGCAGGACTGGGACAGCCGGGCCGCCGTTTCACCGTATGGTTCGGGCGCGCTGGCCGGTTCGTCCCTGGGCCTCGACCCGCTCGCCGTGGCGCGTGACCTCGGCTTCGACGGCGCCGTGGAGAACTCCATCGACGGCACCGCCTCACGCGATGTTTTCGCCGAGTTCGCTTTCGTCGCCGCCATGATCGGCGTTGACCTCTCCCGGATTTCCGAGGAGGTCATCCTGTGGGCGACGAAGGAATTCTCATTCGTGACGCTCGACGACGCCTACTCGACCGGCTCATCGATCATGCCGCAGAAAAAGAACCCGGACGTCGCGGAGCTGGCCCGAGGCAAGTCCGGTCGGCTGATCGGAAACCTGACCGGCCTGCTGAGCACCCTGAAGGCGATGCCGCTCGCGTACAACCGCGACCTGCAGGAAGACAAGGAGCCGGTGTTCGACGACGTCGACACCCTCGAGCTCCTGCTGCCGGCGTTTTCCGGCATGATCGGCACCTTGGTCTTCAACACCCAGAAGATGACGGAACTGGCGCCGCTGGGCTTCGCGCTGGCCACCGACATTGCCGAGTGGCTGGTTCGCCAGGGAGTGCCTTTCCGAATTGCGCACGAGCTGTCCGGCGCAGCCGTAAGGGTCTGCGAGGAACGCGGCATCGAGCTGTGGGATCTCAGCGACCAGGACTTCGCTGACATCTCCGAGCACCTGACTCCGGGCGTTCGGGAAGTGCTTAGCACGGAAGGTTCGCTGAACTCCCGTTCGGCGCAGGGCGGCACCGCCCGTAGCGCTGTCGAGGTTCAGCTCGAACGTCTGACAACGGCCGCGGCGAACGCCCAGCGGTGGGCACGAGGAGAGTAGGACGATGCCGGTCACAGGCTACGAAAGCGATGGGGTCCCCGTCGTCTCGTACTGCCTCACCGACTTTTCCGGTCGGGTGATCGCCGAGCGGGAACCCGACCGGACGTTCTATGCCGCGTCGACAGTCAAGCTCGGTGTGTTGATCGCCGCAATGCGCGCCGTCGACGACGGCAGGCTCGATCTGGATCAGCTGCTGACCGTCCGGCATACCTTCCGCTCAATGGCGCCGTCCGGCGAGGAATTCGGGATGGATGCCGACGAGATCGACGTCGGCATGCCGCCAGCCGGGTCGCGACTCTGCCTAAGGGACGTGCTCTGGCGGATGGTCGCGGTGTCCTCCAACGAGGCCACCAATATGACAGTCGAGCTCGTCGGATTTCCGGCTATTGCGGAGGCCTTCGCCCTGTGCGGCGCCCGGAGCGCCAAGATGGAGCGGTTCATCTGCGATGGCCCGGCACGTGACCACGGGCTGACTCACCTGATGACCGCACGCGATTTGGCCGCAATAGTCCGGACCATCGTCACCGGCGCTGCGGCATCCGAAGCGAGCACCGCCGAGATGCTGCGAATGCTGGAAGATCAGCAGTTCGACTACCTCGCCCGGGGGCTGCCCGCGGGCATCCGCTCCGGATCGAAATCGGGCTGGGTGGCGGGAATCCAGCATGATGGCGGATATGTGTCTCCCAGCGGTCATCTCGATGCCGATGAGAACTACGTACTCGCGGTGTGCACGCGGGGGTATGCCGAACCGGACGCCACCGAAATGCTTGCCGCCATGTCCCGCTTCGCTTACCAACTGCAAAAGTAGCCTTCTCATCTCACTATCCGGATCCGTCCGAAATATCGGACGCATCCGCAGCGATGGCTCTTTTCCTGCCGGGGATCGGTGCGCGATGCTTCAAGTATGAGCAAAAACGTGATCGCGGACACATCAAAGCCGGCATTCGGCGTCGAAGCTCGCTCCATCGGATACATTCCACGCTCCGAGCGATACGGTCGGCCATTCAACCAGTTCACCCTCTGGTTCGGTTCGAATCTGCAGATCACCGCGGTCGTCACCGGAGCGCTCGCCGTGGTGCTCGGCGGCGATGTGGTCTTCTCGATACTCGGCCTCTTCATCGGTCAGCTGCTCGGTGGGGTGGTGATGGCGCTGCATTCGGTGCAGGGCCCGCGGCTCGGACTTCCGCAGATGATCTCCTCCCGGGCGCAGTTCGGCGTCTACGGCGCGGTGATTCCGCTGGCGCTCGTTGTCCTGATGTACATCGGCTTCGCGGCGAGCGGCACTGTCCTGGCTGGCCAGGCAGTTGCGGGCCTGCTCGGCTCGACGGATGCGGTGGGCATCGTGATTTTCGGCGTCGCAACGGCGGTGATCGCGATTATCGGTTACCGGCTGATCCACGTGATGGGTCGGATAGCCAGCGTCATCGGCGCCCTCGCGTTCCTGTACCTGACGATACGGCTGATCGCCGCTTCGTCCCCTGATGTGCTGAGCAACGCGAACTTCACGTGGGCGAGCTTCTTTCTGGCAATGTCCCTTTCCGCCTCGTGGCAGATCGCCTACGGGCCGTATGTCGCCGACTACTCGCGCTATCTTCCGGCCAGCACGCCGGCATGGAAGACCTTCGCTTCGACGCTGAGCGGTTCCGTGCTTGCCTCGCAGTGGTCGATGACCTTCGGCGTGCTTGCAGCCGCGATCGCAGGCGACCAATTCTCCGGCGACGAGGTCGGCTTCGTGGTGAGCCTCGGCGGGACCGGCATCGTTGCGGCCGCGCTCTATTTCGTAATTGCCCTTGGCAAGCTGTGCGTCAACGTGCTCAATGCCTACGGCGGCTTTATGTCGGTTGTCACCACGGTGACCGGCTTCGCCGGCCATCGCGAGATCAGCCGCACAGCCAGGACGCTCTACGTTTGCGGCATCATGCTGGTTGCGACCCTCACGGCGCTGCTGGGTCGCGGCTCATTCCTGGAGGCGTTCTCGACATTCCTGTTGTTCCTGTTGACGTTCTTCACGCCGTGGAGCGCGATCAACCTGGTGGACTTCTACTTCATCTCCAAGGAGCGTTACGACGTTCCCGCCCTGAGCGACGTGAACGGCCGCTACGGACGGTGGCGCTGGGACGCCATTATTTGCTACGCGATCGGGCTCGCGGCCCAGGCGCCATTCCTATACACGAGTTTTTACACGGGACCGTTCGTCAACATGCTCGGCCATACCGATATCTCCTGGATCGTCGGTGTCATCGTGCCGGGCATCGCGTACTACCTGTTGGCGAGACGACGCAGGCATCTCGTGCCGGACCGGCTCATCCTTCCCGACGAGGCGCCGCTGCCGTGAGCCATGGCAGGGGTCGCGCCGCCTCTTCGGGTTCGGAGTCCGGCGGCGGCACGCTCCTCGCCGGACGACGTCGGGCGTCAAACGATCCGGCTGCGCTGCGGCGGCCGGTTCCGGCTAGGATTCATAGCGCAACTGTCGCAGACGAAGAAAGGCTCAATCGTGAGTGATGTCCTGGGCGAATTACAGCAGCGGGGCCTGGTTGCCCTGACTACTGAAGAGGCGGCTCTGAGGGCTGCCCTCGCCGAAGGACCTGTCACCTATTACGTTGGCTTCGATCCCACGGCGCCAAGTCTGCATATGGGTAACCTGGTTCAGCTGCTGCTGGCACGGCATCTTCAGGATGCGGGGCACAGGCCGCTGATGCTGGTAGGCGGCGCCACTGGCCTGATCGGCGATCCGCGGATGTCGGGTGAACGAACCCTGAATGACCGCGAGGTCGTGGCCGGCTGGATCGACAAGATCCGGGGCCAGATCGAACGGTTCATCGACTTCGACGGCCCGTATGCCGCAAGGATGGTTAACAACCTCGACTGGACCGGGGAAGTCTCTGCCATCGACTTCCTGCGCGATATCGGCAAGCACTTCAGTGTCAACAGGATGCTGGCCAAAGAGGCGGTCAGCGCCCGGCTCAACAGCGAACACGGAATCAGCTTCACCGAGTTCAGCTACCAGGTGCTGCAGGGCAACGACTACCTCGAACTGTTCCGGCGTTACGGTTGCACGCTGCAAACCGGCGGGT is part of the Saxibacter everestensis genome and harbors:
- the argH gene encoding argininosuccinate lyase; translation: MTDDAVNPATPGQPDQPEKLSLWGGRFDGGPADALARLSKSTHFDWRLAGYDIAGSKAHARVLRSAGLLSDDELAGMHAALDRLDADVTSGAFVAAVSDEDVHSALERGLIERAGADLGGKLRAGRSRNDQIATLGRMYLRDHARIVSAGVLDVIQALVEQATRHLGVPMPGRTHLQHAQPVLLSHHLLAHAWALLRDVQRLQDWDSRAAVSPYGSGALAGSSLGLDPLAVARDLGFDGAVENSIDGTASRDVFAEFAFVAAMIGVDLSRISEEVILWATKEFSFVTLDDAYSTGSSIMPQKKNPDVAELARGKSGRLIGNLTGLLSTLKAMPLAYNRDLQEDKEPVFDDVDTLELLLPAFSGMIGTLVFNTQKMTELAPLGFALATDIAEWLVRQGVPFRIAHELSGAAVRVCEERGIELWDLSDQDFADISEHLTPGVREVLSTEGSLNSRSAQGGTARSAVEVQLERLTTAAANAQRWARGE
- a CDS encoding serine hydrolase, with translation MPVTGYESDGVPVVSYCLTDFSGRVIAEREPDRTFYAASTVKLGVLIAAMRAVDDGRLDLDQLLTVRHTFRSMAPSGEEFGMDADEIDVGMPPAGSRLCLRDVLWRMVAVSSNEATNMTVELVGFPAIAEAFALCGARSAKMERFICDGPARDHGLTHLMTARDLAAIVRTIVTGAAASEASTAEMLRMLEDQQFDYLARGLPAGIRSGSKSGWVAGIQHDGGYVSPSGHLDADENYVLAVCTRGYAEPDATEMLAAMSRFAYQLQK
- a CDS encoding argininosuccinate synthase; this encodes MTDRVVLAYSGGLDTSVAIGWIHDATGAEVVAMAVDVGQGGEDLDVVRQRALDCGAVEAYVADARDEFATEYCMPALQANSLYMDRYPNVSAISRPVIVKHLVKAARQFGATTVAHGCTGKGNDQVRFEVGITSLAPDMTCIAPVRDLALTRDKAIEYAEKHNLPIATTKKNPFSIDQNVWGRAVETGFLEDIWNEPTKDVYNYTDDPAFPPVADEVIISFEAGIPVSIDGVAVTPLQAIQEMNRRAGAQGIGRVDIVEDRLVGIKSREVYEAPGAMALIAAHQELENVTIEREQARFKRTVDQRWTELVYDGQWFSPLKRSLDTFIADTQKYVTGDIRMVLHGGRATVTGRRSDSSLYDFNLATYDSGDTFDQSSARGFIDIYGLSAKQAAARDEKFGQGPTL
- a CDS encoding purine-cytosine permease family protein, producing the protein MSKNVIADTSKPAFGVEARSIGYIPRSERYGRPFNQFTLWFGSNLQITAVVTGALAVVLGGDVVFSILGLFIGQLLGGVVMALHSVQGPRLGLPQMISSRAQFGVYGAVIPLALVVLMYIGFAASGTVLAGQAVAGLLGSTDAVGIVIFGVATAVIAIIGYRLIHVMGRIASVIGALAFLYLTIRLIAASSPDVLSNANFTWASFFLAMSLSASWQIAYGPYVADYSRYLPASTPAWKTFASTLSGSVLASQWSMTFGVLAAAIAGDQFSGDEVGFVVSLGGTGIVAAALYFVIALGKLCVNVLNAYGGFMSVVTTVTGFAGHREISRTARTLYVCGIMLVATLTALLGRGSFLEAFSTFLLFLLTFFTPWSAINLVDFYFISKERYDVPALSDVNGRYGRWRWDAIICYAIGLAAQAPFLYTSFYTGPFVNMLGHTDISWIVGVIVPGIAYYLLARRRRHLVPDRLILPDEAPLP